The proteins below are encoded in one region of Archocentrus centrarchus isolate MPI-CPG fArcCen1 chromosome 13, fArcCen1, whole genome shotgun sequence:
- the ostn gene encoding osteocrin: MQFCFCLLLPCLLAFTLLRCSVDGFRVQPAQQVDRPMLRFHTARQPRPAGVKVGEELTAKLLLLDHEMRMENDVMEPKRKRSFPVNNIPLDRLSISSMETKQGSNKQSKVVESPRRRLNPPPIDRIGMGRLPNSRG, from the exons ATGCAGTTCTGCTTCTGTTTGCTGCTCCCCTGCCTGCTGGCCTTCACCCTGCTCCGCTGCAGCGTTGATGGCTTCAGAGTCCAACCTGCTCAG CAGGTAGACCGGCCCATGTTGAGGTTTCACACCGCCCGTCAGCCCCGCCCTGCAGGTGTGAAGGTGGGGGAAGAGCTGACAGCGAAACTGCTCTTATTGGACCACGAGATGAGGATGGAAAATGATGTCATGGAgccaaagagaaagaggagtTTCCCTGTCAACAACATCCCACTGGACCGCCTGTCCATCAGCTCCATGGAAACAAAGCAAGGATCAAACAAGCAGAG TAAGGTAGTGGAGTCGCCACGACGACGACTCAATCCACCGCCCATTGACAGGATTGGCATGGGTCGTCTGCCAAACAGCAGAGGATAG